The Lycium ferocissimum isolate CSIRO_LF1 chromosome 8, AGI_CSIRO_Lferr_CH_V1, whole genome shotgun sequence DNA segment AGATACTACTCCGCATAACATGAAAATTGTAAAATTTCCACAAAAGCTACAAATGTTTTgcataagaataaaataaatgtaGATGCTATTAgtgaatgataatgatgagacTATATTTCTCTATGAATCTCCAACCTCTTTCGATTTTTAAGGTACTCTTTGAGCACTATGTTTTTGTCACATGTCATTGTTCAATTGTTGCTGTAAGAAGCACACGTCATCAATATTCCATGAATTGTCCATCCATCGGCTACTATTTTGTTGATCCACTTCTTGAAACCCTAGAAATCCAGGGTGAAAATAACCCGTGGGGCTAACTGTGGGTTCCCCATAACACAGCTGATTAGTACTTTGATTAACTTGAGAATAATCCTGATTACTGCTTTGGTTAATTGAGAAATTGTAACAACCATCAGCTAGGTCAGATGATGACGAAACTGAAGTGCTTGAAtaattaagactgtttgttttctCATTATTCGCCTGCAGAATAGGCATATAGTCGGACATAGGATGATTCATGTTTGATAGTGGCCgttgaatttcttgattttggaTGGCGGTAATGGTGGGGCCGGAGGAAGAAACCACCACCGGGTTGGAAGCGGCGGCGGCTGCTTGAATTCTCTCGGCTAACCTTGGCATCCAAAGATACTTCATGGTATCTTTGAATTGCTTGCTGTTCACGTCACATTTGAGCTGTTTAGCATGCTTTTGCACTCGGGTTCTCCAATAATTCTTGATTTCGTTATCTGTTCTTCCGGGCAGATGTTGAGCAATTTTAGACCagctagaaaaagaaaatgaaaatcatATTAGACACGTAATTTTTTCTTACTAATAGATATGAACAAGAGTAATCAAAACCTTTTATACTGTaatcatttatttattcttgttttgttttatttaaatattttctaaTTCTCATTCATTGAAGAGATGAGtgtaataaaaaatttacaCGATCAGTTTCTTTTATATCGAGGAGTTTTGggatttgggggggggggggggggggggggggggaggggtggtgTACCTCAACTGTGGGAGCTAATCAAATAAGCTAGTCCTCAACGGTGCCGTTGGTAAGGTTTAGTTATTACAATAtcacaaaaattaattttgcgAGTTCAATAAAATATATAGGGAAAAGTGTAAAAACCATACGTGAAATTAATCCGTAATTATCTATAAGAATACTGAGTTCGGAATATAGAAGGATAAGGTAGATATTCTATTACACACAATTAAACTACTATATTAGGTGTAAAAATCTTTACATTATTAGTAAGTGTAACCTAAATGAATGTTTTGAAATTAATCTTACCGGTTTCCCCAACGAGAATGCaattcaagaatcaagagttGTTCTTCAAGAGTGATGTTGCCACGTCGAACATCTGGCCTAAGATAATTAAGCCATCTTAATCTGCAGCTTTTCCCAGTTCTCTTCAGACCTGTTTAAGTAATTCCAACCGATTCAATCATTAAATTAAATTTCTCACTTTATAACTAATTAACGTtaaattaagtttaaaaaagCAGTTCCAGAACATATAAGTATACGCTTAAAAAAACAGTACCAATACCAATTCAATTTTACCACTACTTCTACCCCACCCTCCCGCAATGCCCCACAaataaaaaaacacttttcccttTATCTACAACAGATTGGACAAGTGTTTAGCATTTAAGAGATTACCTTGTACGGAAAGAAATTATACTAGAAACATATCCACACGAATATTTATCTGCATGTGAACTATCTATATTattagaaattaaaaagaaaatgaaaataaatatttcttgaaataaataaaagctCGTTTCTCAAGAAAGGTTGATTCAACTAACTCGATGAACATGATTTTCTTACATATTTAGTAATTAATAAATCAAAGTGGTTATGTTGAAATACGCTAATTAAGATGACCACCAAGAcaccacaaaaagaaaaagaatattagGACGGAAGGACAACTTCTGATGTTAAAATGAAAAACGACAAATTTTGTAGTTAATTTTCTGTAGGTGTTGGAtgaaagaaattaagagattTTGAGTTTAAGCCATGACAATTAGAAAAATTCCTAATAAGAAACGCACACTCTTAATGTATGCGAGTATAAATCTAGAGTAATCAGACCAATAGATTCTGAATATCATATGGAGATGACAAAACAATAGACAATATTAACATATGtgggaaaaaataataattaccaGCACAACGGGCGAGGGAATTCCAGCGACCTTCACCATGATGAGCAATAAAATTGATTAGTGTAAAGTCTTCTTCAACAGTCCATGGACCCCTTCGAAGGTCCATAATATTATCTTCGTCCCTGGTTTCTTGATTATTGTTCGTAAaatctcctccttcttcttctcctcctcctcctcctctttgGCTTGAACCAACTTTAATTTTCTGATGATGATccatcaattttttatttttttttactctaaTTGGAGAAACTAATTGATTGATACAAAAAGGTAAAAAtagaggggagagagagagagagagatggatGATATGAGAAGAAAGATGAATGGATTAGTACACGAGGACATAGAATTTGATGGGACTTTATAAAGATACAAAAAAGTGGGAGAGGTTTGAAAAAATTGTGTTGAAAATAGCAGTGGCATGTGAGGGAAAGCAGAAGTTAAAAAAAGTCGTAGTTGTAGTAAATACTATGTATCCCACAAAGCCGTAACAGGGATACTTGTGTGAGAAATTTTATTAATCAAGATTTTCTGCAAAATAATCATAGATCAAACAGTGCAATCAGAAGAAATTGGGTTCTATCATAAAGATTTATATTGGCAAAGTTCACAAGTTGGAGATAAGAAGCTGACTCGAACGACTGACATCCGCCGCATGATAAACTACAGTCTTTCAAGTCCCCCTATTGATTCGACGACAAGTggttattccttttttttcttttcgaatTCATATTTATATCTTCTGCAACAATTATTGGGATGGGCtttcatgaaaagaaaaaaaaagcccttttttgaaaagaaaaaaaaaattagcactTTTGACCTCACAAAATCTTTGGTCAAACAGGTTATAACAAGTTGGATCACGGAAACCACAAAAccaaagcaaattaaaaataataaatgtccCAAATTCAAGCTCAAACCAACTAGCAATAGTCATTGAATACACCCTTTGGTACTTTAAGTAACAAAAAAGTGGCCAAAATATCCCTGACATTTGGATCCTAGGTTAGAACCCCAATAgagttaaaaagaaaagttacaagGCATAAGTTCATATGAAACTATACCTATTCGCTATGTAGTTACATAGAAGCTATGCCGAACACAGCAAAGGTTTCTATGAAACTATATAGAACCTATGCCTATAGGCATAGTTGCGAAATTAAGGCAGAACTTCATTTCCACGAACTTTTGCAGGACAAGGCATAGGCTCTATGTAACTTCGCTCGAATAGGCATATGTTAATAGAAACCTATGCGttgcgaaattattattattttcgacTCTCTTTTGGAgatcgaacccagaatctctggTTCGAAAAGTATACTTTAgcccataaattttcattaaatgagaagtagggatgaggggaaaaaattaaagaccagtccgtatgaagggcaatccacgcAATTTTTTTGATAGTTGAAAGACTTTTTAGAAAATGGAAAATGCCCCTGCTTCTAACATAATTATGCGATGACACAAGTGGGGCGGCAGGGCGCGACTTAACTAAATAGGTGATATTGATCTTTTGGTCTACTAGCCCCAATCATAAATAACGCCACCCATCCAAGTTAACTCAAAACAATTAGCAACTATTTGTTCGTACTCAATTGCTTAGATGCTTCACGTTTTATGActgaataaatttaaaaaataatttttcattgtTTGTTTAAAGCCgcaatatattttttgttctaGACCAGTGTAAATAAACTCAAATTGATTCCAGATCAAGGTTCAATCCAACTTCTTCATCTTTTAACAATAGTGAattcttatttaaattttaaaactttcaAACTTCAATTATGCAAGACCTGTTCTTActcattctttttttatatgGCATTATTAACATTTGGTTTGCATTTTCACGATGGTCTTATCTTTCTAAATTGAATCTGAATAGTAATTATTAAAATCGAATCATCAACAAGATGCTAGTTCCCTTAAATATTACATAATTTGTCCAGTCAATTGGATCAACACAGAAGATGATCATATACGAACGTAATAAGAGAAAAGCAGTTAGGTTTTtcccaaactcttccaaacgtaCGAAGAGCACAGCATAAGCCACAACATTTTCTAGCTAaccaattttttatattatagtaGTAATAAAAAGTCTGGCATGTACTGATATCATGTCAAAAATTATGGGCCTTAAAAGGCTGcacaattaagaaaaaaatagaaa contains these protein-coding regions:
- the LOC132068300 gene encoding transcription factor JAMYB-like, which encodes MDHHQKIKVGSSQRGGGGGEEEGGDFTNNNQETRDEDNIMDLRRGPWTVEEDFTLINFIAHHGEGRWNSLARCAGLKRTGKSCRLRWLNYLRPDVRRGNITLEEQLLILELHSRWGNRWSKIAQHLPGRTDNEIKNYWRTRVQKHAKQLKCDVNSKQFKDTMKYLWMPRLAERIQAAAAASNPVVVSSSGPTITAIQNQEIQRPLSNMNHPMSDYMPILQANNEKTNSLNYSSTSVSSSSDLADGCYNFSINQSSNQDYSQVNQSTNQLCYGEPTVSPTGYFHPGFLGFQEVDQQNSSRWMDNSWNIDDVCFLQQQLNNDM